The stretch of DNA CCTATTTACTGGTCTGCTCGGTTTCTTTGTGTTTGCTTACACCACCTTCCTAGGATTCATCGCCTACTACGTGACAGTTGGCGTAGCTGTGCTGGAAATCTTACATTACATGTACGATAAGTAAGAGAACAAAGAATGACTTGACCAAGGCAAAAAAGAAAAAACTAAACTGGTTGGTTAGTCTTTTTTCCCAGACTTAACATTTCAGCATGTGCTTTTCGAAGTAAGTCTGCAATTGTATCTTTGGTTGGAACAGCTGCATTTATTGAAAGTGCATAGGCTTTCTGATGCGCCAGTTGCAAAAGCACTACAACGTTTTCTTTTGTCGGATAAGTTACAGCTATCGATAATGCAAACGCATCCACATGAGATTCCTCGACGGTTTTTTTAGTGCTATTTATATCTATTCGGAGTTGCTCAGCAGTTATTACTAAGCCATCATCGTACACCACCTTCATTGAAAGCCCAGCTTCCACGGGTTTTATTCCAAGTTTCGACAACACGCTTGCAAGTCTTTCAGAGATTACTTCGCCTTTTCTGACGACCAATGTATCTTTGTTTATCCAAACGCTGCCTGCTTCTATTCTTGTTGGCAAACCAACCGCGTTCAATTGGCTAATTATTGGACCTGGTGGTTGACCAGTGTTTCCTGCAGGAACTATGACGTCAAAGGCAGCTATGTCGCCAGCCTTTGCTGTTGTTCGTACTTTTCCTCTTTCAAGAAGTAAAGCTAGCTTAAACGGGTTAAGGTCAGTCATTAAATAGACGTTTGAACCATTTAAGTATTCTTCGATTTTTTTCAGCTCTGGCTTTTCCTTGCAGTTTTCAATAGCTAATTTCATTAACGTGTTTTTTATAACTTTCATGTATGCTTTGTCTGATAATTTCTTCTTTAACTCTTGTAGTTGGGCAGCCCTAACTTTCTGCAAACTAGCGATTCCAATGACTTTATGTTTCTTTACCAGCTGAGTTATCTGCTCAACCTCGCTGATTTTTTCCTGCAAAATCTGTTGGGATGGCATTTGTCTTCCTCTTTCACGGTTTAATCTTCACGGGCTTACCCATGGAAGTTTTTATGTAAGCAAATTTGATGTTTTTCATTCCTTTTTTAAGTTTCCCTTCAACTGCTCTCAAAACTGCTTGAATATTATCAGCCAACTCTTCGTCTTTCATGCTTTCCGTTCCAACGCGGCACTGTAGTATCGGCTGATTTCGCATCTTTGCAATGACAGTTTTACGGTATTTCTCAAGCAAACTTGATATGTCTGCTGTAGGAGGAACTGGAACTGGCATTTTACCCCTAGGACCCAAAACTGGACCAAAGATCTTGCCCACTAAAGGCATCAAAGGAGCCTCAGCAACAAAAAAGTCATATCCATCAGCAATCTTACGCAAGTCACGCTTCTTGCCCGCTAAACCCTCAAGCTCAGCCCGTTCAATTACCAAGTCTGCGTTTGCTTTTCTCGCCTTCAAAGCCAATTCGCCAGATGCGATTACGCATATTTTGTTTGGCTTTTCCGGCGGTGAATGTGGCAATTCTACAAGTTCTTGAATTCTTCCTTCAGGAGATTTCATGTCAATGTCTCTAAGATTTAGAATAAGCTCTACTGATTGGGTAAACTTTCTTTTCTCGGATTTTCCTTTTGCTTCTTTAACTGCATCTAGGATAGTTTTTTGGTCTAAGGGCATCTTAGAGCCTCGTGCCAATGAGGGAATATAACGCGGTTATAAAAATATTCTCTTAGGCTTAACTCTTACTAAACATTTCGTCATATTTGCCTTCATCAATTTCTCGTTGGATTTCACGTGGATCCTTGCCCTCAACCGTGACGCCCATGCTAACACAGCTTCCTAGTATTTCCTTTGTAGCTAATTTCAGATTTTTTGCCAAAAGCTCTTCACGTTTAATTTTTGCTATACGAATAATCTGTTCCATTGAAAGATTCCCGATTTTTTGCGTATTAGGAGCACCAGAACCTTTCTCTACTTTCAATTCGCTAACAATCAACGCCGATGCAGTTGGAGTCCCAACACTAACCTCAAAGTCTTTAGTTTCAGGGTCAACACTAACTTTAACAGGAACTTTCATTCCAGAATAGTCTTTGGTCAGCTCATTTATTTTGTTCACAATAACGAGAACATTCACGCCCAAAGGACCAAGAGCCGGACCTAATGGCGGTCCCGCGGTTGCTTGTCCTCCGCTTACGAGTAGCTCTATTACCTTTTTTTCGCCCATTTTTATGTTTCACCGCCTTCTGTTTTGGCTTTTTCAACTAATTTTACGTAGTCGGAATGCACAGTGATTGGCAAAGTGAAGGTTGCTTCCAACAACTCAAGCGTGACTTCAGCTTTAGTTTTATCGATGCGAGTAATTTTTGCACGCATACCCTTAAACGGTCCGCCTGTCACTTCGACAATGTCGTTTTCGCTTAACTCTTCAATAACCGGTTTTCTTACAATGTATCTTTCAATTTCAGTGAAACTCACAACGCCTGGAACTCGTGAGCGTACATGTCTTATTCCAGCTATTGCCTCTTCAACCATATGTGGTCCTTCTGCCTCCATAAATACGTATCCTCTTAGGCCTTCAGGCACCAGAATGGCTTTTATGGGTATTTTGTTCATCTCAACTTTGGCGGCAACAAGCTTGGCTACATTTTTCTCTTGTCCCGTTGTCGTTTTTACTGCAAAAATTTTCGTTGGAAATGCTTCTTCCTTTTTTTCCATAAAAATTTCTTCCTTACACAAGTCTTCCTTGCAACGCAAAAGAAACTAAATGAATGACGAAACCTACTAATCCTACAGCTCCTATGCCCAAGAAGCATATTTTTATTGATAGCCATAGCTCGCTTTTTCCGGGCTTCACTGAAAGCTTCAGTGTTCTTGCGCATCCTGAAAGAAACGACCTTAAACCCATGGTTCATCGCAACCTCAACATATCACTCTTAATATAAACGTTACTACGATTGCTGTTTCTAATAGGATAAGCTAGACATTTCTATTAACTTTTCCCTCGTTGAAGAGAAACGCTTACGTAAAACGTGGAAGCCTAAACCTTTTCAAAAGGAAGACCCATTTCTTCAAGAATCTCAATCAGTTTTGGTTTATGTTCGCCTTTTATTCCTTTCCAGTCCAAAACTGCAAACTCAACCTTTTCTAAGGTTCTTTCTGCGCATTGTTTTAGGATTGGCAAATCTACGTTTGGAAAAGCATATTTAGGAATTATATGTCCAAACGCTATTTCTTTTTCAAGTGCCAGTTTAGTGAATTTGTTGTTGTAGTGTGGTCCACCAATTCCCATAACAGCCTTTGTTTGGGAAATGCCGAAGCATGAAATAGCCGCTATCGCCGAATGCGCAATGGCTTCTGCAGCCCTCAAATCGCTCCATTGCTTAGGCGAACTACCTAACTCGACGAACATTGTTGGTACGTCTAATGACGGCCCATGATGCGTACATTCATAAGAAACTTCATAATTAAGCTGCATTTCATTTTTTAAGCGTGCCATAGCTTTTAAAGCATTGCGTATAGCGTTTGCCGGAGAAACTGAAACTTTTCTGGGAAGCCCACCTAAATCTGCTTTGCCTAAATTGCCTGGAGTGTGCACGGACAACGTGGGAGTGCCGCTGATGCTGCTGTGCCTTGAGACGAAGAGTATGAGTTCGGAATTTGGAAAAAAATCAGTTATGTTTTGTGCATAAACAGATTCGTTGTTTAATGTTACAATTTGGACTTTTTTATGGCTTAAGTTGGCTTCGTAAACTGGGTTTTGCTGAAAAGTTTCTGCAGTTTTTTCGAAAGAATAGTGTTGCAGAATTTGCTCTGCAATGTTTTGACTTGCCACATCTTTGTTTGAAGCAACAATCAAAATCATTAGCATACTTCCGAGATACAACACTTGTTGTTTGAAGAAAAATGTTTCCACAAAGTTTATAATTTTTGAAGTCGGTTGAGCCTTTAAAGTCCAAAAAATAAAGGTGGAAAAATGCACTTAATCAATTTTAAGGAGCTAACTGGTCAACAACTTGAAGAGATAATTGACAGAGCCATAGAAGTCAAGAGTAACCCGCAAAAATATCGAAATGCTATGGATGGTAAATCTTTAGCTATGATTTTTCAAAAAACTTCTACCCGAACTCGTGTTTCTTTTGAAGTTGCGATGACTCAGCTTGGTGGTCACGCTCTTTACATAGATTGGAGAACAACAAACTTTGCCCTTGCAGACATTTACGATGAAGTGCAATATTTGTCGCGTAACGTTGATTGTATGATGGCGAGATTGCTGAAAAACGCTGACTTGCAAGTTATGGCTAAGGCTTCACGCGTTCCAGTAATAAATGGATGCGACGAGAAATATCATCCAAGCCAAGCAATAGCAGATTTAATGACGGCGAAAGAGAAAAAGGGAAAGTTAAAAGGTGCAAAATTGGTTTACATAGGCATTCACAACAATGTCTGTAATTCGCTTATTGAAGGATGCACAAAAACCGGAGTAAAAATAACCACGGTGACGCCGATATTCAACGAGCCATCAAGAGACGAAGAACTTTTGGAAAAGGCAAAGAAAACTGGACTCTGGGAAACTACCTTAGATGTTAAGAAAGCTGTTGAGGATGCAGATTTTGTTTATACAGACACTTGGGTTGACATGGAATTCTTTTTAGATCCTAAATTTGCAGCAGAAAAAGA from Candidatus Bathyarchaeota archaeon A05DMB-5 encodes:
- a CDS encoding 50S ribosomal protein L10, whose protein sequence is MPSQQILQEKISEVEQITQLVKKHKVIGIASLQKVRAAQLQELKKKLSDKAYMKVIKNTLMKLAIENCKEKPELKKIEEYLNGSNVYLMTDLNPFKLALLLERGKVRTTAKAGDIAAFDVIVPAGNTGQPPGPIISQLNAVGLPTRIEAGSVWINKDTLVVRKGEVISERLASVLSKLGIKPVEAGLSMKVVYDDGLVITAEQLRIDINSTKKTVEESHVDAFALSIAVTYPTKENVVVLLQLAHQKAYALSINAAVPTKDTIADLLRKAHAEMLSLGKKTNQPV
- a CDS encoding 50S ribosomal protein L1, which codes for MPLDQKTILDAVKEAKGKSEKRKFTQSVELILNLRDIDMKSPEGRIQELVELPHSPPEKPNKICVIASGELALKARKANADLVIERAELEGLAGKKRDLRKIADGYDFFVAEAPLMPLVGKIFGPVLGPRGKMPVPVPPTADISSLLEKYRKTVIAKMRNQPILQCRVGTESMKDEELADNIQAVLRAVEGKLKKGMKNIKFAYIKTSMGKPVKIKP
- a CDS encoding 50S ribosomal protein L11, with the protein product MGEKKVIELLVSGGQATAGPPLGPALGPLGVNVLVIVNKINELTKDYSGMKVPVKVSVDPETKDFEVSVGTPTASALIVSELKVEKGSGAPNTQKIGNLSMEQIIRIAKIKREELLAKNLKLATKEILGSCVSMGVTVEGKDPREIQREIDEGKYDEMFSKS
- a CDS encoding transcription elongation factor Spt5 — its product is MEKKEEAFPTKIFAVKTTTGQEKNVAKLVAAKVEMNKIPIKAILVPEGLRGYVFMEAEGPHMVEEAIAGIRHVRSRVPGVVSFTEIERYIVRKPVIEELSENDIVEVTGGPFKGMRAKITRIDKTKAEVTLELLEATFTLPITVHSDYVKLVEKAKTEGGET
- a CDS encoding protein translocase SEC61 complex subunit gamma; this translates as MGLRSFLSGCARTLKLSVKPGKSELWLSIKICFLGIGAVGLVGFVIHLVSFALQGRLV
- a CDS encoding D-tyrosyl-tRNA(Tyr) deacylase encodes the protein MILIVASNKDVASQNIAEQILQHYSFEKTAETFQQNPVYEANLSHKKVQIVTLNNESVYAQNITDFFPNSELILFVSRHSSISGTPTLSVHTPGNLGKADLGGLPRKVSVSPANAIRNALKAMARLKNEMQLNYEVSYECTHHGPSLDVPTMFVELGSSPKQWSDLRAAEAIAHSAIAAISCFGISQTKAVMGIGGPHYNNKFTKLALEKEIAFGHIIPKYAFPNVDLPILKQCAERTLEKVEFAVLDWKGIKGEHKPKLIEILEEMGLPFEKV
- a CDS encoding ornithine carbamoyltransferase produces the protein MHLINFKELTGQQLEEIIDRAIEVKSNPQKYRNAMDGKSLAMIFQKTSTRTRVSFEVAMTQLGGHALYIDWRTTNFALADIYDEVQYLSRNVDCMMARLLKNADLQVMAKASRVPVINGCDEKYHPSQAIADLMTAKEKKGKLKGAKLVYIGIHNNVCNSLIEGCTKTGVKITTVTPIFNEPSRDEELLEKAKKTGLWETTLDVKKAVEDADFVYTDTWVDMEFFLDPKFAAEKEKRVKLMMPYQINKELLQKSNAYIMHDMPIHRGYEISADVIESSKSVIYEQSENRLYSAKAIILKLLKKQ